aaataaacCGCCTCCGATCTATTATCAACTATGGTTTCATGCGAAATGACTTGTATTTAGAATTTACCATCTACATAGATCTTAGTTCATCGTCCCGAATGTTGCACCTATTATTACGTTCAAACGGCCACTAAGAGGGTAGGATCAGATCGCGAGTGATCCCACTTCATCTACTTTCCAAAGATCTTCCTCGTACTTGTACCACCTCATCAACCCTTCGTCATTTCTAGCACGTTGGCACATCACACACGAATCATTCATACacgataaaaaaatttttaacttgCTTGTCCTTTCGAGAATCGTGCTGTCAAGCTTCCGGAGGACATTTTTTGTGGCAGGAGGTGGAGGGGCATCAACAAGTAGGCAATGAGATATGTTGAGAACTTCTAGCCCTTTCAATCCATCCAAGATAATAACCAAAGCATCCTTGAAAACCATCGAGCATCGAAGGCTTAAGACTTTCAAGCTAGGTAGAAATGCAACGAGTGTTGAAGCGAAGCAAACATCAAAGGGTCCCATTATCTTCAATTCGGAAAAATTCTTACAATTTTCCGAAATTTCCTCCATTAGAACTGGAGGGTTTGATATGCTAGGCATTGTTAGTGATTCAAGATCTTTCCATATACGAATTGCATGACATATTCCAGCCTCCTTTATTCTATTCCATGCAGGCATGACCAGACGTTTGAGACGAGGGCACCTGCAATACAGCCGGTTAGTTGCATTATTCCCCTGTTTAACTAAATCGGGACACACTACAAGTTTCAGGTGTACCTTTCAGCTGCGTAAGTCAACTGATCATTGCTGATGTAGAGATTGTAGTGAAAAATTATTGTCGATACGTTTCCACGGCTTAGATTTAAGGAAATCTTCAAAACCCGAGTCAACGTCTTATCCGACCGACCATCCACGTATACATATGGCTCTAACGGTATTTTAATGAAGTTTGACTTAAGCATCGACAAATCAAGAGTCCGCCAGAGTAAAGGGTCACAAGCCGCCAATCTCCAAGTGCTACAAACTTGACCAATCCCCAAGATCAAATCAAAGATGTCCAGGGTTTGGAAAATCTTAACCAAAATATCATGATTCATTTCCTCCCATCTTCTCAAACTGGAGCACACATCGTCCATTGCACAAGCTTGTGAAAATTTCCTAGATGTCTTTTTCTCGAGCCTAAGAAAGGTACCAGAAAATTTATCCACGTGAAGACCAGACGTTGGCAAACCAATCAAGTCATTGTGTCCTGACTCAGCAATTTCttgtttccaaaaaaaaaaaaatcttttttcacCCATTTTAAAAATTCTTGGAAACAAGATTGTAATACTCATAAAATTATAGCCCGTTGATAAATTTAAGTTACCAGGCCACTGTATTCATGAGTCCATAAACTTCAATTATCCAAACGAAGAGCTTAACTCTTAGGaaaatatacatacatagaATAGGATATCAACGAATGAACCTGAATTCCATTAGAAATCCACTGTTTCAAAGTCCCAATTTCACCAgttctgataaaaaaaattctcaggAAAGGAATGGTACTGAAAAAAATAATCTTGCTTATTTGCTTCTGCACAAATCTTCGAATTTCATGTAAAATTTTTGTAAATGTTCAGTCCCACTCCTCCACACATCAAGTCCTCCGACAATAAATTTTCTCCTCCAACATTTATTAAAGCCAGATGGAAGAATGGAATAAcaaagacaccatatgagatctaaTTAAAGAAGCTGTAAAACCTAAAAATTGGAAATGAATGGGAGACCGGAATAAAAAGATCAGCAAATAATCACACATCAGTATCTCTCTCGAGCCACAAAGATTAGCAAATCATCGTACCGGAAATTCACAACCGACCTAGAAAACCAAAATCATCACATAGTAAAATCCAAGAAATTAAAGAAATCAAACAACAATGCTTCCATTCCAGTTTTCCTCAAGAAAAACAACCACCTTTTTCACATCAACGACAAGCTTTTCCCAAATCATAAAGGTCCCAGAATCAAGATCCAAACCCAAGCCAGAAACATGGAAAATTAACAAGAAAATACACCAAGATTAGCATGATACCTTTCGATTAAATCAGGAAAACTTCATAGCCTGATTTTTCCATTAGTGGGCtgtcttaaaataatttttaacactGAATTTTAGGGAAAATATAGTAAGTGAGACGAAGAAAGAGACGCAAATTGTAGAAGCTCTGAATGACGTGAAAGGGTTGTTGTTCATGGGATTGAATCATTTCTCTTTTGTGTAACGCTCCCAATGGAACTAACAGCCATAGATTTCACACTAGTGCACTGATGAATTCTGTCTTTTAAAAAACTATTCATCTCACTTTgtcttaaaatcttttatttttttatttttttattttttttatgtaagtaGTGAAAGGgtgtttattaaattaaatagtatAGTTAATTCAAATAAGTAATACAAATACTAAGAAAAGATGTCAATTTCTTTCACAATTaacaaactaaaaatataactgtgtatcaaatatatattatttcattttacctattaaattataattaatttttttaaaaaaaacttttcaaTAATCAGGAATACGTTATTTAATTCGTTTTACcaatattataatgaagatTTAACATGTTACGTTCGGACAAATTTATTCAAATGAAAACCATAAATATTACTTATCAAAGAATAGGATGTTGTTAATCTCATGAAAAATTGTAATCTCgctttataaaaaatatatgtaattttacacacacacacataaatatatattttacacaaatatctcacaagaatttaatgttttttattaaatgttagTACGAACATAACGTGACCCCACCCCAAATAGCANTAGTACGAACATATTGCGACcccaaataacataaatatatatagatgtgtactatatttatgaaaaatattcacAAGACTAAAATTCCATTATTTATCACCTGATTTTAACCCCAAATTTTTATGTATCAAAAGGCCAAGAAAAGTAAAGGACGGGCCCAGCACTCTCTGGGTTGGGTTGGCCCATATTAGCCtgataagaaaaatataattttgaattaataatttaattgctaaattggaATAATCCACTTCAAGGTTTTTAATTTATCTATGTGGAATGTTCATGATGTCCATGAAAATACCGATAACGATAAAATGACATGGAGCATCAAAAGGAAAACGCGAATATGAAAAaactatcaattatattattttctaaTGTTCAAGTCCTAAGGATGTAAATGAACTAAAACCGTCGCGAGCTATTCGGAGCTCGGTTCGATAAAAAGctcatttgaatttatttttaaatcatataaagtcaagctcgagctcgataATTTAATCAAATCAAGCTCAAAcctaaggatattcggctcgtgagctTACAAACTTATTTGTTAATAGGCTCGCGAGCTGTACTTGTtcaggtggctcgtaagctcaagcttggctcatttgttgagttgacaaataaaaatattaatgccGATAAAGTTTACACTTTTATGTGTAATTTAAAATcagttcatatatatatttaatcttTTACCAATCTCGAATCAAGTTCCAACTCCAGCtcaatttatattttaagaGCTCGAAAACGAGCTAAGCTCAAGTCAGGTTtgttaaacataataaaaaatctATTAATGAATAAAACTCGAGCCTGACTTGATTAACATGTTAAACGAatttttaacgagccgagctcgagcttttcaCGAGCTTATTAATTTCAAGACAATTCGAACTCGAGTATGATGATAaaagctcgaatcgagctcgagcctcTATCAATCTTAAATGAACCAAATTCAAGTCCGATATTGTTTGACTTGGTTTGGATTGTCTACATCTCTAGACTTCAAGGGAACCATAATACGCGACTAAAACTTaagtttaataatattaaaattcaaaatttcaaaaacacaatacatatactCGAAATTGTAATTCCCCCCAACTGTAATTGGTGATACATGTTTCCGcctaaaaaatgattatttttagggataaataatattgaaatgtcaatttaaatttaaatagaaatgtgcCGTGAAACAAGCCCTTTATTCAATCTATTATAAGCAATTAAAGCAAAGAAGACATTACATTAATAAatgtattattataataatatatgtatgattaGAGTGTATGAAAATTCTACAAGTAAAAATTTGAGTATGAAAGCGGAGATGAAGAATAAATTCCCGTGGGGACGTGGATTGAGAAGATATTATCGCTCTATCTCATTGTCATGTcttgataaaaatattgttatttaCCTCTATAGTTGagccaaaaaaatatatattactgtatataattttcatataaaaatactgttgataaatttatattttttgacatAATTTATTGAAACTTATATTCTCCGTGGATCATGTTTAATTTTAGCACCAACGAACACATCGACCCAGTAAAGATTAGTAGATATAAGTCctcattttataaatatgaattatatataattttagtttgcatatttaattatgcaaaaatttgtgtgagacgatcttacgggtcgtatttataagacggatatcttatttgggtcatccataaaaaattattactttttatgctaagagtattattttttattgtgaatatgagtgggattgacccgtctcacagattaagataattgagacggtctcacatgagacccactccttTAATTATTTTGCAAATGCTTAAATCGAAGGTCTTAAGTGTGCACATAAAGAATAAATCGAAGGTCTTAAGTGTGCAcataaagaaaattatttttattaaagagtgggtctcatgtgagaccgtctcacagatcctaaactgtgagacgggtcaactctacccatATTCACTACAAAAAGTAACATTGttaccataaaaagtaatagtttttcatggatgacacaaataagagatctgtctcacaaataatactcatgagaccgtctcacacaagtttttgcctttattAAATTTGGATTATGATATGTATTTGCTAAACTTTTGTAATCCCACAAAAATACAGATTTAATGGCTGGTTGCTGGTCCCCCCTATCCGCCCCACCTAATATGACATGGAgtaagtttcttgtgagacggatcaatcctaccgacattcataacaaaaagtaatactcttagcagaaaaagtaatactttttcatggataacaaaaataagatatccgtctcacaaaatacgatccgtgagaccgtctcacacaagtttttgcctatgacatgtaggggtgtcaaaatgggATCGGTCCACCATTACATAAAATAGGTGGATTGAGTTGATAATTAAACACGTTTAATTACAGTTaattgtgtttatttatttttttaaaatttcaaataatatattaggTTTAGATGTTGAACTTTAGTCCTTCACACAAAATTTCTCTCCCCGCCTACCTCATTTCTTTCACTCCTCCCTTGGCATAAAATTCCTTAAAAAAGCTTTTCTCCTCTCTTTTTTCCTTCGAAATCGAGCCGACGATAAtacaattaaatttataattttttgatgTGTTGTGTTCTAGTTGCAAAAACtactaaatattataattttgagattttcgTGATTTTATCAATATAAGAATTAATGCATTTTAGAGTTAAATTTATCTTATTtgtgtattatttaatatatagatttattggttttagtaaatatcaaaaaaggtattttttttattgataaataGTATGAGATAGATGAAGGATACCCACCTTATAAGAAATAAcagaatatataaaaaaaattgaatatggtAATATTTACAATTATCGGGTGGTAAGGACCATTGTACGTTGGAATATAATATCTGTATGTCTGAGAAATGGCATTCAGCACGTTGCGTTGCACAAAGGATAAAAGTAGCCCGTGTCCACCCAGATTTTTTTGCTTGGAAAACGAGCAGAGATTGAGGTAatctctttatttgaatttaatttaattcaataaaaaggtgAAAAGGGTCCCAATCTTTTTCGTCGTCTTTGGAAAAGCACAAAAAAACAACCCCGGCTAAAACGGAACATCGCAAGCCACCACCATAAGAAACAGCCCtttcagtaaaattggacaGGCTTTCTTCTTCTCTTCTCCGCGAATCCCTCCGTCTATCTTTATTTTCCTGCAGGTAAGCATGCACGATATACGTATGCATTATGTTATTTgtatctatctatatatatatctgcATGCACGACTATGAATGAATATATGTATGTCTGTGTGTCTCTTGTCGCCATCTCTCATTCTCCAGAAGAACTCAGCGTATCCGAGTGAAGTTGGTTTGGCGTACAACTGACGAGGTAGCTTTTTTAATTGGTGTTATTAGAATTTTGTGATTAATCGgaacaaaatttgttatatattttctatataagaaaattgcataaattaaaatcttaacttttgttaatttttttgaaaatgtagAATATGTTGTGTATAGTAATAGTCGTCAAAGATGGATTGTTTATCAATTGCATGGGGGCGGAGGGTTTTTCGTTGTTACCTGAGCTCGAATTCATACCTCATTGGCTCAAAGATGGAAATTTTTACCATTGAATAAATGCAATTCTTTTATTTAAAGAACAATGTTTTGGTTTGAATAGTAAGTAATTCGACTCAGACTAAATACTGTATTGAATTCGAATATCTTGactgaataaaataaaagttgcaAGGatgcaaatttaaaattaattaatatattatatcatgattctatatatatgtgtgtgtgtgtgtgtactaGATCTTCCCTCTTCATCAATTACCTCTGTGCTGcacattattatattataaacacGAGTTTATTTGAATATACAAATGAACTTTTtgctaaaataaataataaaaaattttagaattaATAACGAGGGGAGAGTACAAAATAAATGCAGAGAGAAGGAAGCATTGGATGGGGATGGGTTCTTGGAAGTCTGTGAGAAATAATTCTGTTGTAATCTGCTTGCATTTATGATATTCTTTCCAAGCTCATTCTATATGAACCAGTTCAACACTAACCACTTACTCATAATTATATATGCTGCACATCTTGATTGCTTTTctatatgaatatgaatatcaaTGAAGTGTCACGTTCCTATTGAATGTGATTTAAATATATCTAATATATATGTCTTACCTCATTGGTGTTCTGAaagaagacaaaaacttgtgtgagacgatctcactgatcgtattttgttagacggatcttttatttgggtcatcaatgaaaaagtattaatttttatgccaagagtattattttttattgtaaatataagtagggttgatccgtatgacagataaaaattcatgagaccgtctcacaagagacctacccctgaaagaattttaaatgattaatatttttaaagatagagtttgtgattatttttattattattttattctaagtaatttgtaataattttttgttgaaaagaAAATGGATATTAACCGGAGTAGTAGAATCCTTACGTAGTCCTTGGTGTCACAGCCCTCCCAAGAACCTTTTCTGTTCACCTTTCCACCTTATTGTGTCTTTCTCCTCTTATTTAGTTCCAAAAGTACACTCATTTCTTGAATATCATTTAGCTTGTTTAAACTGCATTTTAATTTTGGGGCAGATGATTTGTTGGTTTTGGTAAAAATGGTGAAAAAGAGAGAAACAAATAAGGAAGGGGAgaaaaggaagaagaagaaagggAGAATGACATGCTGTGAAAAAGAAGGGATAAGAAAAGGGGCTTGGACTCCTGAAGAAGACAAGATTCTTGTTGATTTCATCACTCGGAATGGGCATGGCGCTTGGAGGAATCTCCCTAAAATtgcaggttttttttttttaaaaaaaattgtcagcACCATTTTTATTTCTGTGTACATGCGCATTCATTTGCTGTTTTACGTGGTTAACTTCTAAATCAATCTCTGCTACAATATTTATTTCTTGGATTCTATCATTGTTCTAGTTAAGAATGCGAGCTGTGGGAGGGACTCTTGGTCCTAAgagaaaaaatgattaaatttggttaagtttccaTTACTGTGAGAATATTCCTTGAAATTGTAACATCAGAagcaaagataaaaaaaatacaatatatatttgttggaattaaaaatatataatttattggtGTAGTTGTAATACGATCCCATGATATTTTTGGGATTGAGAAAAAAGTTGAGTTGAAAGACTGAATGTAAAGGATTGAGGTGAAAAAGTGTTCTTTAGAagataatttgaaaataacattAAAATGTTACTTATGTTTCCGGAAATTTgaacttttttcttttgttatggTAGGAAGAATATTTGATTTTAAGTCCATAAAATACAATTAATGTTTGTTTGTCAAAATTGGGCATATTTTTCCAACTTATTCTGCACTAGCCAAGTAATGAATAGAAGGAATTCCTCTACTACCTGCATTTTTAACCATTTCATGGTTGTTTACCTGTAACTCGTGCCATGCTCACGAGTGATTGTTCTGAAGAAATAAGAACTAAGAGATCTATTGATTATTCTTTCTTCATAGAGAGGCCAGCAACACATTTCCGGATGTGAGATTCGTTCTTCTGAAATCACAAAATAGAAGAAATGAGTTATATATTGTGATCATTGCCGATCACAAGGCAACTAGGATGACTCCTTCCACTTGGCTTACCTCGTCTGTTTGACTTGGACCCCGTTAAAATTCAGTCCCGTGCACCGATAATCTCGCAGATAAACTTGCAAGTTGTCCTAAGACCATCCTCTGAATTATTATGGAGGAACTGGAGGCAGAACCAAGATTTCGTTTttggtggggtggggtggggtttGATCAAGGAGGAGCATTCTGTTACGAATAAAATGTGATTTATAgtaacaaaatttcaaattaagagACGTTTAGCTTTTTACATACCTTGCACATTTTCAATGGATAGGACGACGATTTAGAAGGGCTCAAGCACTAGAAGTCAGCAGTTCTCTGCTTTATCATTTCCGTCGGTCACACTTCTATCAGTTGATAAtcttcaagaatctgaattgatATTCATAACCAAGAAACTAATGCTAGAATCAGAGAAGCACGACGAAACAGAAAGATGCTAAGAACGGTTTTTTGCGTGTGTGACTGCTACAGGTCTCCTTCGGTGTGGGAAGAGCTGTCGGCTTCGTTGGATAAACTATCTTCGACCCAACATTAAACGCGGTCCCTTTAGTGCAGAGGAAGAGAAAAGTATCATTGACCTACATGGAACACTGGGTAACAAGTAAGGAATTGCCTCTTACACCCCCCCTTAATTCAATCTCCATGCCTATTTACCTTTGCATGATATGCTCGGGCTATCTGTAATATGATGTAATTGCATATAATTGCTGTTAGAACAAAAAGTCACCTGCTGGATGAACACCACTTGATAAAATTGACATGTACTATGACTGCATACGCGGTGCACCAATTAAAATAATGGTGCTTAAATTGTTATGCTATTTTacaaaaattgaattaattacAAACTACAGTGTTGGATATAGTGATCATATTTGACAATGATGACTATGCTGAACTCCAAAGTTCAACCTGGATTTTGTTTGTTATTTCCTTATATTTCTTTGAGGAACAAGAAGCAACTACGGGGTATCGACCACTATTTAAGCTACGTTCCACGTCAAGGGTGTAGGTGAATCAATATCCTGATTTTGAATCACTATTACTTTCAGATGGGCAGCGATAGCCTCGCATTTACCAGGAAGAACAGACAATGATATCaagaacttctggaactcacaTTTGAGGAAGCGCTTTACCAGCATAGACTCCAACCAGCCAGCCAGCTCTTCTAAGTCAGTCGACACAAATCTTGAATCTCCACTGTCTTGCCAAATGGTTCAATCGGAGAGGATTCAATTCGAGGTCAAATCTTATCCATCAAGTGAAGCACAGCTTACGTCATTAGAAAATCAATCTGAAAGGGACTTCTTCCTCCGTCTGTGGAACTCTAGAGTCGCTGATTCATTTCGAAAAATCAAGGAGTGTACAAGTGAATGGATTGGCGACACCTCATCTCACAGCCAAGCTTCTCAAACATCGTCCTTAACTAAAGTTGAATCGAGCTCCATAGCCACAAACCAACTCTCCAAATCCATGGCCAACCAAAATGTGGAACATTTGAGCTGCAGAAAGGAAGCAGACGTTTTTGCAGCTTGTTCTGATTTGACAAAACCATACGAGATCGATGAATCAGCAGATGTAATGTTTCAGTTTTTACTAGATTTTCCAGCTGGTGGCGATGATATGGGATTCCTTCAAGAATCCTTTAATAATATCTCTGCTTCTATCCAAGATCAGATGCAGTAACTTCCCTTGGTGCCATCAATGTGATAGTTTTCACCATAATGTCCAGTTGGTATAGCACTGTTTTACGTTTGGTGAACCTTTCTAGCTGAATCTAAAACAGAAGTACTAATTTGAAAAGAAACTTTTTCCATCATGATCTGAATTTTAGTTTACTGTAGTAATCTATTCTGCGTAGCATGTTAATTATAGGTTAGTTCATGTTTGTTTAATGTTTCCGTAAGGTAAAACTTGTAGACTATAGTTGATAATGCCATTAAGGGATGAGCATTCCAGCTTATGACTAAACTCGaacaagaataataataaaaaaaaacaatcaaaataatttaaccaaCACTAAACGAAACAGATAAAAGAAATCATCTCCCCCAATTTGGTCATCGGTCTGTTAGGTTTTGAACACCACAATCAAAATCGAACTGAAATTATTGACTTTTTTCagggaaagaaaaaaaaaatcactgaTTTACCAGGATTAACCACCATTGTTGCCAATAAGTCAAGAACTTACAGTCCAAACATTCCACTTGAGAATTTATTTATCGTAGCATAAATATCAAGTGTAGGATAAAGCACTTATCACTGCAACTGATGGTCAGGCAAAAAACTTTGAGCTTCATACCATATTCAAATGCTACCATGTTGGCCAGCAAGAACAGACATCAAAACAAAGGCCAGCGATCATGCATAACCTCCCAAATCAAAGCACACGATAGATTTTCCTATCGGCAtccaaaattcaagaaataaaataCTATACATCATACAAACTTGCCCTTTCAAACGAAAAAGTAATCACTTCTCTTAATTAACCTGTATCAAATAATACATCACTATGCACACATAATAATGAAGTTATTGGCCACAATCAATGAATTCTACATCAAATTACCACACAA
The DNA window shown above is from Primulina huaijiensis isolate GDHJ02 chromosome 12, ASM1229523v2, whole genome shotgun sequence and carries:
- the LOC140990170 gene encoding transcription factor MYB17-like, whose protein sequence is MVKKRETNKEGEKRKKKKGRMTCCEKEGIRKGAWTPEEDKILVDFITRNGHGAWRNLPKIAGLLRCGKSCRLRWINYLRPNIKRGPFSAEEEKSIIDLHGTLGNKWAAIASHLPGRTDNDIKNFWNSHLRKRFTSIDSNQPASSSKSVDTNLESPLSCQMVQSERIQFEVKSYPSSEAQLTSLENQSERDFFLRLWNSRVADSFRKIKECTSEWIGDTSSHSQASQTSSLTKVESSSIATNQLSKSMANQNVEHLSCRKEADVFAACSDLTKPYEIDESADVMFQFLLDFPAGGDDMGFLQESFNNISASIQDQMQ
- the LOC140990623 gene encoding F-box/LRR-repeat protein At3g48880-like isoform X2, yielding MDDVCSSLRRWEEMNHDILVKIFQTLDIFDLILGIGQVCSTWRLAACDPLLWRTLDLSMLKSNFIKIPLEPYVYVDGRSDKTLTRVLKISLNLSRGNVSTIIFHYNLYISNDQLTYAAERCPRLKRLVMPAWNRIKEAGICHAIRIWKDLESLTMPSISNPPVLMEEISENCKNFSELKIMGPFDVCFASTLVAFLPSLKVLSLRCSMVFKDALVIILDGLKGLEVLNISHCLLVDAPPPPATKNVLRKLDSTILERTSKLKIFLSCMNDSCVMCQRARNDEGLMRWYKYEEDLWKVDEVGSLAI
- the LOC140990623 gene encoding F-box/LRR-repeat protein At3g48880-like isoform X1 — its product is MEFRLEKKTSRKFSQACAMDDVCSSLRRWEEMNHDILVKIFQTLDIFDLILGIGQVCSTWRLAACDPLLWRTLDLSMLKSNFIKIPLEPYVYVDGRSDKTLTRVLKISLNLSRGNVSTIIFHYNLYISNDQLTYAAERCPRLKRLVMPAWNRIKEAGICHAIRIWKDLESLTMPSISNPPVLMEEISENCKNFSELKIMGPFDVCFASTLVAFLPSLKVLSLRCSMVFKDALVIILDGLKGLEVLNISHCLLVDAPPPPATKNVLRKLDSTILERTSKLKIFLSCMNDSCVMCQRARNDEGLMRWYKYEEDLWKVDEVGSLAI